One window of the Magnolia sinica isolate HGM2019 chromosome 19, MsV1, whole genome shotgun sequence genome contains the following:
- the LOC131234562 gene encoding uncharacterized protein LOC131234562 encodes MMYRAFSITLYGSTRSWYRQLKPKLIGSFAELSRLFLTQFISGKKSRKPTTHLFTLKQGNKESLKDFIARFNEEALLVDDYDDNMALSTMFSKLREVIKEKRPRNEEPQSSSKKPDDRASHNCRPTRRLESKFRSYTPLNTSPEHILLDIRDQKPLQWPICMKVDTDQRDKRKYCCFHRDHGHNTNNCVNLKDEIETLIRKSHLRRYIKEDKSTRREDRGKDQPSKTTEEPTDIRTIYGSSSGGGDLNRAHKAYSRNSDPKHYIHLTERPRKELRVSPCSLNFTEDDVRGIQHPHDDALVVVMTIARSTTYWSTLAAQPTSSTPRPSKEWGSTGNASNL; translated from the exons ATGATGTACAGGGCTTTTTCGATAACCCTCTACGGGTCTACTCGGAGTTGGTATCGCCAGCTTAAGCCAAAGTTGATCGGCTCTTTTGCAGAGCTCAGCAGATTATTCCTTACTCAGTTCAtctctggtaagaagagtcggaagccgacTACTCATCTGTTCACCCTCAAGCAAGGGAACaaggagtcattgaaggacttcatCGCCCGCTTCAATGAAGAGGCGTTGTTAGTGGACGACTACGATGACAACATGGCACTTTCTACCATGTTCAGCAAACTCAGGGAGG TCATTAAGGAGAAAAGACCGAGGAACGAAGAGCCTCAATCATCTAGCAAGAAGCCAGACGATCGAGCCTCTCATAATTGCCGACCGACTAGGAGGCTTGAGAGCAAGTTTCGCTCCTACACCCCCCTCAACACATCTCCAGAGCATATCTTGTTAGATATCAGGGACCAGAAACCCCTGCAATGGCCAATTTGCATGAAGGTCGACACGGATCAGCGAGATAAGCGCAAATACTGCTGTTTCCATCGGGACCACGGTCATAATACCAACAACTGCGTGAATCTCAAAGATGAAATCGAGACTCTCATCCGCAAAAGCCATCTACGGCGGTACATTAAAGAAGATAAGTCGACCCGGAGGGAAGACCGGGGGAAAGACCAGCCAAGCAAGACCACGGAAGAGCCTACAGATATCCGCACGATCTATGGTAGTTCGTCTGGAGGGGGCGACTTGAATAGGGCTCACAAAGCCTATTCTAGGAACTCAGACCCCAAGCATTACATCCACTTGACAGAAAGGCCAAGGAAAGAACTCCGAGTAAGCCCCTGCAGCTTGAACTTTACAGAGGATGATGTGCGCGGAATTCAGCATCCACACGACGATGCCCTGGTGGTGGTGATGACTATAGCTAGGTCAACCACATATTGGTCGACATTGGCAGCTCAGCCGACATCATCTACTCCGAGGCCTTCGAAAGAATGGGGATCGACAGGTAATGCCTCCAACCTGTGA